A genomic stretch from Amycolatopsis sp. 195334CR includes:
- the trpD gene encoding anthranilate phosphoribosyltransferase, whose product MIEQLGPLARGQALSTEQAADAMRVIMSGEAGQARIAGFAMALAARGETVDEITGMALAAREFATPLAIDPGVLDTCGTGGDGLDTFNISTTAAIVAAACGVPVAKHGNRSVSSACGSADVLEELGVRVDLGPAGAAHCLRTAGITFLYAPVFHPAFRHAAGPRRELGVRTVFNLLGPLCNPANAEFRTVGVPSQDLVAPMAEVLGRLGVRHALVFHSEDGMDELSTAAPAVVAEVTGDGYQVSRLDPAELGLAPAGPGALTGGDKQVNAEIIRRVLGGETGPARDVVLLNAAAALKAAERAAHWAEGLDLAARALDSGAAGELLENWTVTSWHAETEEVPA is encoded by the coding sequence ATGATTGAACAGCTGGGACCGCTGGCCAGAGGGCAGGCGCTGAGCACGGAACAGGCCGCCGACGCGATGCGGGTGATCATGTCCGGGGAGGCGGGCCAGGCCCGGATCGCCGGCTTCGCGATGGCGCTGGCCGCCCGCGGTGAGACCGTGGACGAGATCACCGGGATGGCGCTGGCGGCCCGCGAATTCGCCACCCCGCTGGCGATCGATCCCGGGGTGCTGGACACCTGCGGCACCGGCGGGGACGGGCTGGACACCTTCAACATCTCCACCACCGCGGCGATCGTGGCCGCGGCGTGCGGGGTGCCGGTGGCCAAGCACGGCAACCGCAGCGTCTCCTCGGCCTGCGGCAGCGCCGACGTGCTGGAGGAACTGGGCGTGCGCGTCGACCTCGGACCGGCCGGCGCGGCCCACTGCCTGAGGACCGCGGGGATCACCTTCCTGTACGCGCCGGTGTTCCACCCCGCCTTCCGCCACGCCGCCGGGCCCCGGCGTGAACTCGGTGTCCGCACCGTGTTCAACCTGCTGGGCCCGTTGTGCAATCCGGCCAACGCGGAGTTCCGCACGGTCGGCGTGCCGAGCCAGGACCTGGTCGCGCCGATGGCCGAGGTGCTCGGCCGCCTCGGCGTGCGGCACGCGCTGGTGTTCCACTCCGAGGACGGCATGGACGAGCTGAGCACCGCCGCGCCCGCGGTGGTGGCCGAGGTGACCGGCGACGGGTACCAGGTGTCCCGGCTGGACCCGGCCGAGCTCGGCCTGGCCCCCGCCGGGCCCGGTGCGCTGACCGGTGGGGACAAGCAGGTCAACGCCGAGATCATCCGCCGCGTGCTCGGGGGTGAGACCGGCCCGGCGCGGGACGTGGTCCTGCTCAACGCCGCGGCCGCGCTGAAGGCCGCCGAACGCGCGGCCCACTGGGCTGAGGGCTTGGACCTCGCCGCGCGGGCGCTCGACAGCGGCGCGGCCGGCGAACTGCTGGAGAACTGGACCGTGACCTCGTGGCACGCGGAAACCGAAGAGGTGCCCGCGTGA
- the trpB gene encoding tryptophan synthase subunit beta: protein MSEGRFGRFGGRYVPETLMVALDELRETWQHLRTDEAFLAELRQRSATFVGRPTPLYEAERLTEHHGGAKIHFKREDLCHTGAHKLNNALGQAVLARHMGKRRIIAETGAGQHGVATATVCARFGLSCTIYMGALDMRRQEVNVRRMRLLGAEVRPVTSGTGTLTDATSEAIRDWVTNVRDTHYIIGSAVGPAPYPAMVREFQRVIGDEAREQYLAAEGVLPDVVLACVGGGSNSIGMFSGFLDDTGVRLIGVEGGGTGTGIGEHAAAAARGTPGVLHGSFSYVLQDDDGQIRPTHSISAGLDYPGVGPEHAMLAEQGRASYVAVDDDGALAAYRLCTRLEGILPALETSHALRHAGTLAAELGPGGRILVCLSGRGDKDMDTVTGAVDEHTNGNPAIGALAAT from the coding sequence GTGAGTGAGGGCCGCTTCGGCCGGTTCGGCGGCCGCTACGTTCCCGAAACCCTGATGGTCGCGCTGGACGAACTGCGCGAGACCTGGCAGCACCTGCGCACCGACGAGGCCTTCCTGGCCGAGCTGCGGCAGCGCTCGGCCACCTTCGTCGGCCGGCCGACCCCGCTCTACGAGGCGGAACGGCTGACCGAGCACCACGGCGGAGCCAAGATCCACTTCAAGCGCGAGGACCTGTGCCACACCGGCGCGCACAAGCTCAACAACGCGCTCGGGCAGGCCGTGCTGGCCCGGCACATGGGCAAGCGGCGGATCATCGCCGAGACCGGCGCCGGGCAGCACGGGGTGGCCACGGCCACCGTCTGCGCGCGCTTCGGGCTGTCCTGCACGATCTACATGGGTGCGCTGGACATGCGGCGCCAGGAGGTCAACGTCCGCCGGATGCGCCTGCTCGGCGCCGAGGTCCGGCCGGTCACCTCCGGCACCGGCACGCTCACCGACGCCACCTCCGAGGCCATCCGCGACTGGGTGACCAACGTGCGCGACACGCACTACATCATCGGGTCCGCGGTGGGCCCGGCCCCGTACCCCGCCATGGTCCGCGAGTTCCAGCGGGTGATCGGCGACGAGGCGCGCGAGCAGTACCTCGCCGCCGAGGGCGTGCTCCCGGACGTGGTGCTGGCGTGCGTCGGCGGCGGGTCCAATTCGATCGGCATGTTCAGCGGTTTCCTCGACGACACCGGCGTGCGGCTGATCGGCGTCGAAGGCGGCGGGACGGGCACCGGCATCGGCGAGCACGCCGCGGCCGCGGCCAGGGGCACGCCCGGCGTGCTGCACGGCAGTTTCAGCTACGTGCTCCAGGACGACGACGGGCAGATCCGGCCCACCCACTCGATCTCGGCGGGGCTGGACTACCCGGGCGTCGGTCCCGAGCACGCGATGCTCGCCGAACAGGGCCGCGCCTCGTACGTGGCCGTCGACGACGACGGGGCGCTGGCGGCGTACCGCCTGTGCACCCGGCTCGAAGGCATTCTCCCGGCGCTGGAGACCTCGCACGCGCTGCGGCACGCGGGCACGCTGGCCGCCGAACTCGGCCCCGGCGGGCGGATCCTGGTCTGCCTTTCGGGCCGGGGTGACAAGGACATGGACACGGTGACAGGGGCGGTGGATGAGCACACCAACGGCAACCCGGCTATCGGCGCGCTTGCGGCGACCTGA
- a CDS encoding class II 3-deoxy-7-phosphoheptulonate synthase, which translates to MTLVPELAAAHRAPVDWQPGSWRGLPIHQQPDWPDPLAVRAVADELALQPPLVLPAEITSLQRQLASVASGQSFLLQAGDCAETFRSCTEQGVRSKLRVILQLAILLTYGSGLPVVKVGRIGGQFAKPRSKPTEVVDGVELPVFRGDIVNSPEPTPEARVPDADRMRRAYHHASATLNVLRALTQGGFADLDQVHAWNQEFVLASPAGRHYEAAADAITWALRFMSACGVDTGGMQALHQVQLFTSHEALLPEYEQSLTRFDQATGSWFDTSAHLLWIGDRTRQLDGAHVEFLSGVANPIGLKVGPSTTADDLRALCDRLDPDFVPGRLVLIARLGAERVGDLLPPLLRAVRSTGHSPVWACDPMHGNTFVSQSGYKTRRLSDITAEIAGFFSAHRAEGVHPGGVHLELTGDDVTECLGGADEVLDTHLGTRYETACDPRLNASQSIELAFQIAQLLREHHA; encoded by the coding sequence ATGACCCTGGTACCCGAACTCGCCGCCGCGCACCGCGCCCCGGTGGACTGGCAGCCCGGTTCGTGGCGCGGGCTGCCCATCCACCAGCAACCCGACTGGCCGGATCCGCTGGCCGTGCGGGCGGTGGCCGACGAACTGGCGCTGCAGCCACCGCTGGTGCTGCCCGCCGAGATCACCTCGCTCCAGCGGCAGCTCGCGTCCGTCGCGAGTGGACAGTCGTTCCTGCTGCAGGCCGGTGACTGCGCGGAAACCTTCCGCTCCTGCACCGAACAGGGGGTGCGGAGCAAGCTGCGGGTGATCCTGCAGCTGGCCATCCTGCTCACCTACGGCTCCGGGCTGCCGGTGGTCAAGGTGGGGCGCATCGGCGGCCAGTTCGCCAAACCCCGCAGCAAGCCCACCGAGGTGGTCGACGGGGTGGAGCTGCCGGTGTTCCGCGGGGACATCGTGAACAGCCCGGAACCCACACCCGAAGCGCGGGTCCCGGACGCCGACCGGATGCGGCGGGCCTACCACCACGCCTCGGCCACGCTGAACGTGCTGCGGGCGCTGACCCAGGGCGGGTTCGCCGACCTGGACCAGGTGCACGCCTGGAACCAGGAGTTCGTGCTGGCCAGCCCGGCCGGACGGCACTACGAGGCGGCGGCCGACGCGATCACCTGGGCGCTGCGGTTCATGTCCGCCTGCGGGGTCGACACCGGCGGGATGCAGGCGCTGCACCAGGTCCAGCTGTTCACCTCGCACGAGGCGCTGCTGCCGGAGTACGAGCAGTCGCTGACCCGGTTCGACCAGGCGACCGGCAGCTGGTTCGACACCAGCGCGCACCTGCTCTGGATCGGCGACCGCACCCGGCAGCTCGATGGTGCGCACGTGGAGTTCCTGTCCGGGGTGGCCAACCCGATCGGGCTCAAGGTGGGCCCGTCGACCACCGCGGACGACCTGCGCGCGCTGTGCGACCGGCTCGACCCGGACTTCGTGCCGGGCAGGCTGGTGCTCATCGCCCGCCTCGGCGCCGAGCGCGTGGGGGATCTGCTGCCGCCGCTGCTGCGGGCCGTGCGGTCGACCGGGCATTCGCCGGTGTGGGCGTGCGACCCCATGCACGGCAATACTTTTGTTTCCCAGAGCGGTTACAAGACGCGGCGCCTCTCGGACATCACCGCGGAGATCGCCGGCTTCTTCTCGGCGCACCGCGCGGAAGGTGTGCACCCGGGTGGGGTCCACCTGGAATTGACCGGGGACGACGTGACCGAATGCCTCGGCGGTGCCGACGAGGTGCTCGACACCCATCTGGGTACCCGGTACGAAACCGCCTGTGATCCGCGGTTGAACGCGAGCCAGTCGATCGAGTTGGCGTTCCAGATCGCTCAGTTGCTGCGGGAGCATCATGCTTGA
- a CDS encoding alpha/beta fold hydrolase has protein sequence MNLRLLLLSTALAASMVLPDSAAPEWTSCAENAWCATLQVPVDWAEPDGARFGMAAARHAATGEKRGTIVYLPAGPGSSGVDAVTDERILGLLLPPEVVEHFDVVSFDPRGVRRSSPVLCDSALVATLDRPEPRDQAEFDELLTAQAAVGADCRERTGPVFDHLDSTQVARDVDLLRTALGEDQLHVYALSYGTVAGQMYAEQFPERIRTMVLDGVYDHSVDSGQFAVTGALAGQESFDQFVAWCDTDAACVLHGTDVRARLAALFDRAEAGTLPISASTLTSRVVSPLTRPDLPAVAAEIANLDAPAPATAAAETTPLPIFLQCADNRNDLGSYSDIQRLAERTRAVAPDVRSSAYDTAALCINPPVPATNPQRPLRAGDAPPIMVLNSRYDASTPHQGAQHVAAQLPGSVLVTHEGMGHGAATRSECTKTLVHQYFSETELPEVDTSC, from the coding sequence ATGAACCTACGCCTGCTCCTGCTCTCGACCGCTTTGGCCGCGTCGATGGTCCTGCCCGATTCGGCCGCTCCCGAATGGACTTCCTGCGCCGAGAACGCCTGGTGCGCCACGCTCCAGGTCCCCGTCGACTGGGCCGAGCCCGACGGCGCCCGGTTCGGCATGGCCGCCGCCCGGCACGCGGCCACCGGGGAGAAGCGGGGCACGATCGTGTACCTGCCCGCCGGACCGGGTAGTTCCGGCGTCGACGCGGTCACCGACGAGCGCATCCTCGGGCTGTTGCTGCCGCCCGAGGTCGTCGAGCACTTCGACGTGGTGAGCTTCGACCCACGCGGGGTCCGCCGCAGTTCACCGGTCCTCTGCGACTCGGCACTGGTGGCCACTTTGGACCGTCCGGAACCGCGCGACCAGGCCGAGTTCGACGAGCTGCTGACCGCGCAGGCAGCCGTCGGCGCGGACTGCCGCGAACGCACCGGCCCGGTGTTCGACCACCTCGACAGCACGCAGGTGGCCAGGGACGTCGACCTGCTGCGCACCGCCCTCGGTGAGGACCAGCTGCACGTCTACGCGTTGTCCTACGGCACGGTGGCCGGGCAGATGTACGCCGAGCAGTTCCCCGAGCGGATCCGGACCATGGTCCTGGACGGCGTCTACGACCACAGCGTGGATTCCGGCCAGTTCGCCGTGACCGGGGCGCTGGCCGGGCAGGAGTCGTTCGACCAGTTCGTCGCGTGGTGCGACACCGACGCCGCGTGCGTCCTGCACGGCACCGACGTGCGCGCCCGGCTCGCCGCGTTGTTCGACCGCGCCGAAGCCGGGACATTGCCGATCAGCGCGTCCACGCTCACCAGCCGGGTCGTGTCGCCGCTGACGCGCCCGGACCTGCCCGCCGTGGCCGCCGAGATCGCGAACCTGGACGCACCGGCACCCGCCACGGCCGCCGCCGAAACCACCCCGTTGCCGATCTTCCTGCAGTGCGCGGACAACCGGAATGATCTCGGGTCCTATTCGGACATTCAGCGGCTGGCGGAGCGGACCAGAGCGGTGGCGCCCGACGTCCGCTCCTCCGCCTACGACACCGCGGCGTTGTGCATCAACCCGCCCGTGCCCGCCACCAACCCGCAACGCCCGCTCCGGGCCGGTGACGCGCCGCCGATCATGGTGCTGAACTCCCGGTACGACGCCTCGACGCCACACCAGGGCGCCCAGCACGTGGCCGCGCAACTACCCGGTTCGGTGCTGGTCACCCACGAGGGCATGGGTCACGGCGCGGCCACCCGGTCCGAGTGCACGAAGACCTTGGTGCACCAGTACTTCAGCGAGACGGAACTGCCCGAAGTGGACACTTCCTGCTGA
- the trpA gene encoding tryptophan synthase subunit alpha yields the protein MRRPDGGIALVPYLMAGDPDDRTTRELGKRFAAAGVGAIELGVPYSDPLADGPVIQRAGRRALDAGATVETCLETAADIAAEQGAPVVLMTYVNPVLHYGPERFAADAAQAGVAGVIVPDLPVEEAAPVAPALRAAGLDTVFLVAPTSSAPRVAAACAASTGFVYCVTVTGITGSRSALPADVTGLLDRVRAATALPVAAGFGISRPDQLTALRGHADAAVVGSAIVGRIEQGDDPSALVKELLSACR from the coding sequence TTGCGGCGACCTGACGGCGGCATCGCGCTGGTGCCGTACCTGATGGCGGGCGATCCGGACGACCGGACCACCCGCGAGCTCGGCAAGCGGTTCGCCGCGGCCGGGGTGGGCGCGATCGAACTGGGCGTGCCCTACAGCGACCCGCTGGCCGACGGCCCGGTGATCCAGCGGGCGGGCCGCCGCGCGCTGGACGCCGGCGCCACCGTCGAGACCTGCCTGGAGACGGCCGCCGACATCGCCGCCGAGCAGGGCGCGCCAGTGGTGCTGATGACCTACGTCAACCCCGTGCTGCACTACGGCCCCGAGCGGTTCGCCGCCGACGCCGCGCAGGCGGGGGTGGCCGGGGTGATCGTGCCGGACCTGCCCGTGGAGGAGGCCGCGCCGGTGGCCCCGGCGTTGCGCGCGGCCGGACTGGACACGGTGTTCCTGGTGGCGCCGACGAGTTCCGCGCCCCGGGTGGCGGCGGCCTGCGCGGCCTCCACCGGATTCGTCTACTGCGTGACCGTCACCGGCATCACCGGCAGCCGGTCCGCCCTGCCCGCCGACGTGACCGGCCTGCTCGACCGCGTCCGGGCCGCCACCGCGCTGCCGGTCGCCGCCGGGTTCGGCATCTCGCGGCCGGACCAGCTGACCGCGTTGCGCGGGCACGCCGACGCCGCCGTCGTCGGCAGCGCCATCGTCGGCCGGATCGAACAGGGGGACGACCCCTCGGCACTGGTGAAGGAGCTGCTTTCAGCATGCAGATGA
- a CDS encoding response regulator transcription factor, producing MIRVLLADDQRLVRAGLRMLCEGSPDLEVAGEAGNGDEAIRQVARLDPDVVLMDLRMPGVDGITATARIAAAHPEVRILVLTTFDDDEHLYPVLSAGARGFLTKDAPPEELLDAIRRTAAGESPFSPQVLRRLVRTAVGAHRAPVRELGTLTDREREVLALVGEGLSNAEIADRLHVAVSTVKTHVTALMTKTGADNRVRLAVLAHRGSSPRT from the coding sequence GTGATCCGGGTATTGCTCGCCGACGACCAGCGGCTGGTCCGCGCCGGGCTGCGGATGCTGTGCGAGGGCAGCCCGGACCTCGAAGTGGCCGGTGAGGCCGGGAACGGCGACGAGGCGATCCGGCAGGTGGCCCGGCTGGACCCCGACGTGGTGCTGATGGACCTGCGGATGCCCGGCGTGGACGGCATCACCGCCACCGCGCGCATCGCCGCGGCACACCCGGAGGTGCGCATCCTGGTGCTGACCACCTTCGACGACGACGAGCACCTGTACCCGGTGCTTTCCGCCGGGGCACGCGGTTTCCTGACCAAGGACGCGCCGCCGGAAGAACTGCTCGACGCCATCCGCCGCACGGCCGCGGGGGAGTCGCCGTTCAGCCCGCAGGTGCTGCGCCGCCTGGTGCGCACGGCGGTCGGCGCGCACCGGGCTCCCGTGCGGGAACTGGGAACGCTCACCGACCGGGAACGCGAGGTGCTCGCGCTGGTCGGCGAAGGCCTGTCCAACGCCGAGATCGCCGACCGGCTGCACGTGGCCGTCAGCACGGTGAAAACGCACGTCACCGCGTTGATGACGAAGACCGGCGCGGACAACCGCGTCCGGCTCGCGGTGCTGGCCCACCGGGGCAGTTCGCCGAGGACTTAA
- a CDS encoding MbtH family protein, whose protein sequence is MSNPFDDENGRFYVLVNHEDQHSLWPTFAEVPGGWRVVFGEDSRAACLDYVEKNWTDMRPKSLIEAMAAEQN, encoded by the coding sequence ATGAGCAATCCATTCGACGACGAGAACGGCCGGTTCTACGTCCTGGTCAACCACGAGGACCAGCACTCGCTGTGGCCCACCTTCGCCGAGGTGCCCGGTGGCTGGCGCGTGGTCTTCGGTGAGGACAGCAGGGCCGCGTGCCTGGACTACGTCGAGAAGAACTGGACCGACATGCGGCCGAAGAGCCTGATCGAGGCGATGGCGGCCGAGCAGAACTAG
- a CDS encoding sensor histidine kinase: MTTLRWLPIRVLPVLVTAAYLAALHGPVPVTALDWVLGLAAAGLTGAGAWIPLTASLAQAGLLLAVDGGGAQAVMPVLFVLAMITLGELWMRRDGWACLVGTAVFAAAQVWLYAPRLDPLLTSASVLLTTAPPVLLGVYIRSVLRVALEADRRREEAVVAARVAERTAISRELHDLVAHHLASIAVQVGAARHALRGTDPGVDEALAQAHTTTRTGLADLKRLMTVLRDPASMTEAAGAAIAGEDGLPTALAAAVGRTRASGVVLDADVDPDVVGLDSIHRLAVLRVVQEGLTNVVKHAGPHPRATLTVRAGDEAVRIVITDDGTGARPGSPGFGLVGMRERVELLGGRVTAGGRDGGWTLDVTIPSGGEP, encoded by the coding sequence GTGACCACCTTGCGATGGCTGCCGATCCGCGTGCTGCCCGTGCTGGTGACGGCCGCCTACCTGGCCGCGCTGCACGGTCCGGTGCCGGTGACCGCGCTCGACTGGGTGCTCGGCCTCGCCGCGGCCGGGCTGACCGGCGCGGGCGCGTGGATCCCGCTGACCGCGTCCCTCGCCCAGGCGGGGCTGCTGCTCGCGGTGGACGGCGGTGGCGCGCAGGCGGTGATGCCGGTGCTCTTCGTGCTCGCCATGATCACGCTCGGTGAGCTGTGGATGCGGCGTGACGGCTGGGCCTGCCTGGTGGGCACCGCGGTGTTCGCCGCCGCGCAGGTTTGGCTGTACGCGCCTCGCCTCGACCCGCTGCTGACCTCGGCGTCGGTGCTGCTGACCACCGCGCCGCCGGTGCTGCTCGGGGTGTACATCCGGTCGGTGCTGCGGGTCGCGCTGGAGGCGGACCGCCGTCGCGAGGAGGCGGTGGTGGCGGCGCGGGTGGCCGAGCGCACGGCCATCTCCCGCGAACTGCACGACCTGGTGGCGCACCACCTGGCCTCGATCGCGGTGCAGGTCGGCGCGGCCCGCCACGCGCTGCGCGGCACCGATCCCGGGGTGGACGAGGCACTCGCCCAGGCGCACACCACCACGCGGACCGGGCTGGCCGACCTCAAGCGGCTGATGACCGTGCTGCGGGATCCGGCGTCGATGACCGAGGCCGCCGGGGCCGCCATCGCCGGGGAGGACGGCCTGCCGACCGCGCTCGCCGCCGCGGTGGGCCGCACCCGCGCGAGCGGGGTGGTGCTCGACGCGGACGTCGATCCCGACGTGGTGGGCCTCGATTCGATCCACCGCCTCGCCGTGCTGAGAGTCGTCCAAGAAGGACTGACGAACGTGGTGAAGCACGCGGGCCCGCACCCGCGCGCCACGCTGACGGTAAGAGCCGGCGACGAGGCCGTGCGGATCGTGATCACCGATGACGGCACGGGGGCGCGACCCGGTTCGCCGGGTTTCGGGCTGGTCGGCATGCGGGAACGCGTCGAGCTGCTCGGCGGCCGGGTCACCGCGGGCGGCCGGGACGGCGGCTGGACGCTGGACGTGACGATCCCGTCCGGGGGAGAGCCGTGA
- a CDS encoding ABC transporter permease, translating to MTAAVRIGPASALRQSLALAGRGVVRIRKNPDTLLDVTVQPILMLLLFSFLFSGAIADGDHAGYLQQLVPGLMVFGTLYVSVGTGVALCTDVAKGVFDRFRSLPIARSAPLAGAVLGDVVRYLIAVLVLLVVGVVLGFRVQTGPLPVVAAMALMVAFGLCLCWVSVLVGLLVRSPAAVPGLLFAVIMPLSFGSSVFVPAATMPDWLRVWAEVNVVTLLSEVNRGLLVTGTVPGGALLGALMWMAGFVLVFFPLAARAYRRRLT from the coding sequence GTGACCGCCGCGGTGCGGATCGGCCCGGCGAGCGCGCTGCGGCAGAGCCTGGCGCTGGCCGGGCGCGGGGTGGTGCGGATCAGGAAGAACCCGGACACCCTGCTCGACGTCACCGTGCAGCCGATCCTGATGCTGTTGCTGTTCTCCTTCCTGTTCAGCGGCGCGATCGCGGACGGGGACCACGCGGGGTACCTGCAGCAGCTGGTGCCGGGGTTGATGGTGTTCGGCACGCTCTACGTCAGCGTCGGTACCGGGGTCGCGTTGTGCACGGATGTCGCGAAGGGCGTGTTCGACCGGTTCCGCAGCCTGCCGATCGCGCGCTCCGCTCCGTTGGCGGGGGCGGTGCTCGGTGACGTGGTGCGGTACCTGATCGCGGTGCTGGTGCTGCTGGTGGTCGGGGTGGTGCTCGGGTTCCGGGTGCAGACCGGGCCGCTGCCGGTGGTGGCGGCGATGGCGTTGATGGTGGCGTTCGGCTTGTGCCTGTGCTGGGTCTCGGTGCTGGTCGGGTTGCTGGTGCGCAGTCCCGCGGCGGTGCCGGGGTTGTTGTTCGCGGTGATCATGCCGTTGAGCTTCGGCAGCAGCGTTTTCGTGCCGGCCGCGACCATGCCGGACTGGCTGCGCGTGTGGGCCGAGGTGAATGTGGTGACGTTGCTGAGCGAGGTGAACCGGGGGTTGCTGGTCACCGGCACCGTGCCGGGTGGCGCGCTGCTCGGGGCGCTGATGTGGATGGCGGGTTTTGTACTGGTGTTCTTCCCGTTGGCGGCGCGGGCTTATCGGCGGCGCCTTACCTGA
- the trpC gene encoding indole-3-glycerol phosphate synthase TrpC codes for MIAARSGILGKLLDAADRQTEKHRTTTPLAELRERAAVAPAPRDFAAALGRPGLGVIAELKPRSPSKGPLTDDYRPAGLAAAYRAGGAAAISVLTHEEGFGGSVDDLPIARTEARVPVLRKDFITDEYQVYEARAFGADALLLIVAALPGGQLAELLALTRELGMEALVEVHDTAEADRALAAGTRVLGVNHRDLRDFSIDLTLSGRIRRHVGGEPLLVAESGIGGAGDARRMRKDGADAVLVGELLMRSADPATTIEELSDGE; via the coding sequence GTGATCGCCGCCCGTTCCGGGATCCTCGGGAAGCTGCTCGACGCGGCGGACCGGCAGACCGAGAAGCACCGCACCACCACCCCGCTCGCCGAACTGCGCGAACGAGCCGCGGTCGCGCCCGCACCCCGCGATTTCGCCGCGGCGCTGGGCCGTCCCGGTCTCGGGGTGATCGCCGAACTGAAACCACGCAGCCCGTCGAAGGGTCCGCTCACCGACGACTACCGCCCGGCCGGGCTGGCCGCGGCCTACCGCGCGGGCGGGGCCGCCGCGATTTCCGTGCTGACCCACGAAGAGGGCTTCGGCGGGTCCGTCGACGACCTGCCGATCGCCCGTACCGAGGCGCGGGTTCCGGTGCTGCGCAAGGACTTCATCACCGACGAGTACCAGGTCTACGAAGCCAGGGCCTTCGGCGCCGACGCGTTGCTGCTGATCGTGGCGGCCCTGCCCGGTGGGCAACTGGCCGAGTTGCTCGCGCTCACCCGCGAACTCGGCATGGAGGCGCTGGTCGAGGTGCACGACACCGCGGAAGCCGACCGGGCGCTGGCCGCCGGAACGCGGGTGCTCGGGGTGAACCACCGCGACCTCCGCGACTTCAGCATCGACCTGACCCTGTCCGGGCGGATCCGCCGTCACGTCGGCGGAGAGCCGCTGCTGGTGGCCGAGAGCGGGATCGGTGGCGCGGGCGACGCCCGCCGGATGCGGAAGGACGGCGCCGACGCGGTGCTCGTCGGCGAACTGCTGATGCGGTCGGCCGATCCGGCGACCACGATCGAGGAGTTGAGCGACGGTGAGTGA
- a CDS encoding ATP-binding cassette domain-containing protein produces MSLAIEADGLVKRYRGTTALDGVDLAVPAGSVLGVLGPNGAGKTTAVRILATLVRPDAGRAVVAGHDVTGDPVSVRRSIGLTGQYAALDEELSATENLVLIGRLLELSRAQAKARAKELLDGFSLTEAAGRAVRTYSGGMRRRADLAASLVGRPEVLYLDEPTTGLDPHSRNEVWDAVRALVADGVTVLLTTQYLEEADQLADRITVFDRGKVVAGGRPDELKRRAGGQTLEIRPALPVDGDRVSALLAELTGRPSEMDEDGLITAPVGDPMVLSALVHRLREERIDYAELGLRSPTLDEAFLSITRGRALVTEGSAR; encoded by the coding sequence ATGTCGCTCGCTATCGAGGCCGACGGGCTGGTCAAGCGCTATCGCGGGACGACCGCACTGGACGGGGTGGACCTGGCCGTGCCGGCGGGCAGCGTGCTCGGCGTGCTCGGCCCGAACGGCGCGGGGAAGACCACCGCCGTGCGGATTCTGGCCACCCTGGTCCGGCCCGACGCCGGGCGCGCCGTGGTCGCCGGGCACGACGTGACCGGCGACCCGGTGTCGGTGCGCCGGTCCATCGGCCTCACCGGCCAGTACGCCGCGCTGGACGAGGAACTGTCCGCCACCGAGAACCTGGTGCTGATCGGGCGCCTGCTGGAACTGTCCCGGGCGCAGGCGAAGGCCAGGGCGAAGGAACTGCTCGACGGCTTCAGCCTCACCGAGGCCGCGGGCCGTGCCGTCCGGACGTACTCCGGTGGGATGCGCCGCCGCGCCGATCTGGCCGCGAGCCTGGTCGGCCGTCCCGAGGTGCTCTACCTCGACGAGCCGACCACCGGACTGGACCCGCACAGCCGCAACGAGGTCTGGGACGCGGTCCGGGCGCTGGTGGCCGACGGGGTGACCGTGCTGTTGACCACCCAGTACCTGGAGGAAGCCGATCAGCTGGCCGACCGGATCACCGTGTTCGACCGCGGCAAGGTGGTCGCGGGCGGGCGCCCCGACGAGCTCAAGCGGCGCGCGGGCGGGCAGACACTGGAGATCCGGCCCGCGCTGCCCGTGGACGGTGACCGGGTGAGCGCGCTGCTGGCCGAGCTGACCGGCCGTCCGTCCGAAATGGACGAAGACGGGCTGATCACCGCGCCGGTCGGCGATCCGATGGTGCTCTCGGCGCTGGTGCACCGGTTGCGCGAGGAACGGATCGACTACGCCGAACTGGGTCTCCGATCGCCCACTTTGGACGAAGCCTTCCTGAGCATCACCCGGGGGCGGGCACTGGTCACCGAAGGCAGTGCCCGGTGA